In Paralichthys olivaceus isolate ysfri-2021 chromosome 13, ASM2471397v2, whole genome shotgun sequence, the following are encoded in one genomic region:
- the LOC109632178 gene encoding protein NDRG1-like has product MEENECDTVFEPQVIEEYVETLFGNVHCVMTGTPRAGRPVILTFHDVGLNYKTCFETFFNHEDMQEIIRHFPVCHVDAPGQHEGARTLPATYTYPTVDQLSETLPAVLKHFGLRSVIGLGVGAGAYILAKFALNHPDMVDGLLLININPNAEGLIDSVATKITEWTQTLPDAVISHLFGKEEIQTNHDLIATYRHHITTTMNQSNVIQFFRSYNSRNALDVERPVPGGHITVRTLKCPSLLVVGDNSPVVEPVVDCNSKLNPTKTTLLKMSDCGGLPHVDQPAKVIEAFKYFIQGMGYLSCASMTRLRSRTTSSSSISSFDGSRSRSHTNDLQRGRTHSQGTEEKRGRSHTDVSMESVPINNLSNSISKSTEVSC; this is encoded by the exons ATGGAGGAGAACGAGTGTGACACTGTCTTCGAGCCCCAGGTCATA gaagaGTATGTGGAGACTCTGTTTGGAAATGTCCACTGCGTCATGACAGGGACGCCCAGGGCAGGCCGCCCCGTCATCCTGACCTTTCACGATGTCGGACTTAACT ATAAGACCTGTTTTGAGACTTTCTTCAACCATGAGGACATGCAGGAAAtcatcagacattttcctgtttgtcACGTTGATGCACCAGGACAACATGAGGGGGCCAGAACTCTCCCTGCTAC GTATACCTACCCTACCGTGGACCAACTGTCTGAAACACTCCCCGCTGTCCTCAAACACTTTGG GCTGCGAAGTGTGATTGGACTTGGAGTCGGAGCCGGGGCCTACATCCTGGCTAAATTCGCT CTAAATCATCCTGATATGGTGGATGGATTACTTCTGATCAACATCAACCCCAACGCAGAAGGACTGATAGATAGTGTTGCAACCAAG ATCACTGAATGGACCCAAACTCTCCCAGACGCAGTTATCTCACACTTGTTTGGAAAG GAGGAGATCCAGACCAACCATGACCTCATCGCAACGTACCGTCACCACATCACGACAACAATGAACCAGTCCAACGTGATTCAGTTCTTCCGCTCCTACAACAGCCGCAACGCCCTGGACGTCGAGCGGCCTGTTCCTGGGGGACACATCACTGTCAGGACACTCAA GTGCCCCTCTCTGCTGGTTGTAGGAGATAATTCTCCCGTTGTGGAGCCTGTTGTCGACTGCAACTCTAAACTCAACCCCACCAAGACCACACTGCTCAAA ATGTCAGATTGTGGAGGACTTCCTCATGTGGATCAG CCAGCCAAAGTGATTGAAGCCTTCAAATATTTCATCCAGGGCATGGGATACT TGTCTTGTGCCAGTATGACCAGACTCCGCTCTCGGACAACATCCAGCTCCAGCATCTCGTCCTTCGATGGTTCCCGGAGCCGCTCACACACCAACGATTTGCAGCGAGGCCGAACACACTCACAGGGCACGGAGGAGAAGCGCGGGCGCTCACACACTGACGTTTCCATGGAGAGTGTTCCCATTAATAATTTGAGCAACAGCATCTCAAAGTCCACTGAAGTGTCTTGTTAG